One Campylobacter pinnipediorum subsp. caledonicus genomic window carries:
- the ybaK gene encoding Cys-tRNA(Pro) deacylase → MEKNKTNAMRILDKHKIAYESFFYEADGAIDGVSVANKIGFAVESVYKTLVLMGNDNNYYVAVIPVAKELDLKKLAKACGVKKVELIPVAKINSVTGYIRGGCSPIGMKKDYPLQIDQSAQMLDEIIVSGGKIGIQIKVKVEDMAKIRKANFSDLLKE, encoded by the coding sequence ATGGAAAAAAATAAAACGAATGCAATGAGAATTTTAGATAAGCATAAAATAGCTTATGAGTCATTTTTTTATGAGGCAGATGGGGCTATTGATGGTGTTTCTGTGGCAAATAAAATCGGATTCGCAGTTGAAAGTGTATATAAAACACTTGTTCTTATGGGGAATGACAACAACTATTATGTTGCTGTCATTCCAGTGGCTAAAGAACTTGATTTGAAAAAACTAGCCAAAGCTTGTGGTGTTAAAAAGGTTGAGTTAATTCCAGTGGCTAAAATAAACTCAGTTACCGGATATATAAGGGGCGGTTGTTCGCCTATTGGCATGAAAAAAGACTATCCTTTGCAGATAGACCAAAGTGCTCAAATGTTAGATGAAATTATAGTTAGTGGTGGAAAGATAGGTATTCAAATCAAAGTAAAAGTTGAAGATATGGCCAAAATAAGAAAAGCTAATTTTTCAGATTTGTTGAAGGAATAA
- the ureC gene encoding urease subunit alpha, translating to MSLKISRKKYGSMYGPTTGDKIRLGDTNIIIEVEKDFAVYGDESQFGGGKSVRDGMNQSATATQLTGAADLVITNAIILDYTGIYKADIGITNGKISGIGKSGNPDINDKVDIVIGAGTEIIAGEGKIITAGAIDTHIHFITPQQVDTALSSGVTTMVGGGTGPAEGTNATTCTPGVSNISNMLKSFEGFPVNILILAKGNCSTKEPLIEQIKAGAGGLKIHEDWGSTQAVIDNCLSVADEYDVGVAIHSDTLNEAGNIEDTLSSIKGRTIHFFHTEGAGGGHAPDQIVAASMPNVLPASTNPTMPYTINTEDEHLDMVMVCHHLDKNIKEDVAFADSRIRPETIAAEDILHDKGVFSIMSSDSQAMGRVGEVIIRTWQTASKMKYQFGALKEDEANNNDNFRAKRYVSKYTINPAIAQGIGEYIGSIEVGKYADLVLWEPKFFGIRPKTVVKNGFIMTAQIGDPSASIPTPQPVMHRNMFAFLGKGIEQTCISFVSNAAYKDNVKDKLGLGRIVLPVKNCRNIGKKDMKFNNSMPKLEVNPETYEVKIDGKIAKCEPTDNLPLAQLYNLF from the coding sequence ATGAGTTTAAAAATTTCAAGAAAAAAATATGGTTCTATGTATGGACCAACAACAGGTGATAAAATAAGACTCGGGGATACAAATATAATCATTGAAGTCGAAAAAGATTTTGCTGTTTATGGAGATGAATCGCAATTTGGTGGTGGAAAATCTGTAAGAGATGGAATGAATCAATCAGCCACAGCGACACAGTTAACAGGAGCTGCTGACCTTGTTATAACAAATGCAATTATACTTGATTATACGGGAATTTACAAAGCTGACATAGGTATAACTAATGGCAAAATTTCAGGTATAGGCAAAAGTGGAAATCCTGATATAAATGATAAAGTTGATATAGTTATAGGTGCTGGAACAGAGATAATTGCCGGAGAAGGCAAGATAATAACGGCTGGAGCCATTGATACTCATATACATTTTATAACCCCACAGCAAGTTGATACCGCGCTTAGTTCTGGTGTTACAACCATGGTTGGCGGCGGAACTGGGCCAGCTGAAGGAACAAATGCGACAACTTGTACCCCTGGTGTATCAAATATATCAAATATGCTTAAATCTTTTGAAGGCTTTCCTGTAAATATTTTAATCCTTGCAAAGGGTAATTGCTCTACAAAAGAACCGCTCATAGAACAGATAAAAGCAGGTGCAGGAGGGCTAAAAATTCACGAGGATTGGGGTTCAACTCAGGCTGTTATAGATAATTGTTTAAGTGTTGCTGATGAGTATGATGTAGGGGTTGCTATACACTCAGATACTCTTAATGAAGCTGGAAATATAGAAGACACGCTATCTTCAATAAAAGGCAGAACTATACACTTTTTCCATACAGAGGGTGCTGGTGGCGGACATGCTCCTGATCAAATAGTAGCAGCAAGTATGCCAAATGTCTTACCAGCTTCAACTAATCCAACTATGCCTTACACAATAAATACAGAAGATGAGCATTTGGATATGGTTATGGTTTGTCATCATTTAGATAAAAATATAAAAGAAGATGTTGCGTTTGCTGATTCTAGAATACGCCCTGAAACGATAGCAGCTGAAGATATACTTCATGATAAGGGTGTTTTTTCTATCATGAGTTCAGATTCTCAAGCTATGGGTAGAGTTGGTGAGGTGATTATAAGAACTTGGCAAACAGCTTCAAAGATGAAATACCAATTTGGTGCTTTAAAAGAAGATGAAGCCAATAATAATGATAATTTTAGAGCAAAGAGATATGTCTCAAAATATACCATAAATCCAGCCATAGCACAAGGAATTGGCGAATATATAGGCAGTATTGAGGTTGGTAAGTATGCGGATTTGGTTTTGTGGGAGCCTAAGTTTTTTGGCATAAGACCAAAAACGGTTGTTAAAAATGGTTTTATAATGACAGCACAAATAGGCGATCCAAGTGCCTCAATACCGACACCGCAGCCAGTTATGCATAGAAATATGTTTGCATTTTTAGGAAAAGGTATAGAGCAAACTTGCATAAGTTTTGTTTCAAATGCAGCTTATAAAGACAACGTAAAAGACAAGTTAGGACTTGGCAGGATAGTGTTGCCTGTGAAAAATTGCCGAAATATAGGGAAAAAAGATATGAAATTTAATAATAGTATGCCAAAACTAGAAGTTAACCCAGAAACCTATGAAGTAAAAATAGATGGCAAGATAGCAAAATGCGAACCAACTGACAACTTGCCTTTGGCTCAACTTTATAATCTATTTTGA
- a CDS encoding urease accessory protein UreD: protein MAKRFSELSLELENIKGVSDIKNMYMTPPLRVMRPFFEDGFTEVMIMSSSPGLLEGDTQKYDFNAKDNTNVKIISQSYEKIHPMNENESAKRDTKISVGKNSTLICSFLPTIMFKDSRFLSKTKIELTDNTSKLVFAESFVAGRLGKKESFLFREFRSLIETKIGSELIYFENSKIVPKQIAYNEIGFFEGFDHFASICMFNFKDIENLNQKIHDTLKEQEDILDIRFGVSTTYRGDTQVRILAKMGQNLMQAIELMIEIL from the coding sequence ATGGCTAAAAGATTTAGTGAACTAAGCTTGGAGCTTGAAAATATCAAAGGCGTAAGTGATATAAAAAATATGTATATGACTCCGCCTTTAAGAGTTATGCGACCATTTTTTGAAGATGGCTTTACAGAGGTTATGATAATGAGCTCATCTCCGGGCTTGCTTGAAGGAGATACTCAAAAGTATGATTTTAATGCAAAAGATAACACAAATGTAAAAATAATATCTCAATCTTATGAAAAAATTCATCCTATGAATGAAAATGAGAGTGCAAAAAGAGATACAAAAATAAGTGTTGGCAAAAACTCAACCTTAATATGTAGCTTTTTGCCAACTATTATGTTTAAAGATTCAAGATTTTTAAGCAAGACAAAAATAGAACTTACAGACAATACTTCAAAGCTTGTATTTGCGGAGTCTTTTGTAGCTGGTAGGCTTGGGAAAAAAGAGAGTTTTTTATTTAGAGAATTTAGAAGCTTGATAGAGACTAAGATAGGTAGTGAGCTTATTTATTTTGAAAATAGCAAGATTGTGCCAAAACAAATCGCATATAACGAAATAGGCTTTTTTGAAGGTTTTGATCATTTCGCTAGTATCTGTATGTTTAATTTTAAAGATATAGAAAACTTAAATCAAAAAATACATGATACACTCAAAGAACAAGAAGATATTTTGGATATTCGCTTTGGAGTTTCAACCACATATAGAGGCGATACACAGGTAAGGATACTTGCAAAAATGGGTCAAAATTTAATGCAAGCTATTGAGTTAATGATTGAAATTTTATAA
- the ureG gene encoding urease accessory protein UreG codes for MKYIKIGVAGPVGCGKTHLIEQLVKEFSKDYSVGVVTNDIYTKEDANFLKNSGVIDGERIRGVETGGCPHTAIRDDVSMNLEAVEELASVYPDLQIVFMESGGDNLSATFSPDLADATIFVIDVAEGGDIPRKGGPGITRSDMLVINKIDLAPYVEVDLEKMKTDTITQRKNLPFVMTNLKSKQGLEELFTWIKKDVLFEDDK; via the coding sequence ATGAAATATATAAAAATAGGTGTTGCTGGTCCTGTTGGTTGTGGCAAAACTCACCTTATAGAACAACTAGTTAAGGAATTTTCAAAAGATTATAGCGTTGGCGTTGTTACAAATGATATTTATACAAAAGAGGATGCAAACTTTTTAAAAAATTCAGGCGTTATTGATGGAGAAAGAATTAGAGGCGTTGAGACGGGTGGTTGTCCTCATACAGCTATCAGAGATGATGTTTCTATGAATTTAGAAGCTGTTGAAGAACTTGCAAGTGTTTATCCTGATTTGCAAATAGTATTTATGGAAAGTGGTGGGGATAACCTATCGGCTACATTTTCACCAGACCTTGCTGATGCAACTATTTTTGTTATAGATGTAGCGGAAGGTGGAGATATACCAAGAAAGGGCGGACCTGGCATTACAAGGTCTGATATGCTCGTTATAAACAAGATAGATTTGGCACCTTATGTTGAAGTTGATTTGGAAAAAATGAAAACTGATACAATAACACAAAGAAAAAATCTACCTTTTGTTATGACAAATTTAAAGAGCAAACAAGGACTTGAAGAGCTTTTTACTTGGATAAAAAAAGATGTTTTGTTTGAGGATGATAAGTAA
- a CDS encoding urease accessory protein UreF yields MKNFIDSALFLQQINDSQFPIGGYSHSYGLETYIQEGFIKNKEDTKRYLVNYLKGSFLYTELFSAYLAFEFSLRSDYQGIEELCLKLRAIKSQKELREASEKLGSRLVKTLMRIDLNFDIKFFKELNENLNKKQIPICHSVAYGAICALAEVDKDYALNSFCFNTASTIVINAVKTVPISQMDGQRILFDIKDLIKDIVDNVKTLDKDEFGLSFAGVEISSMRHEYLYSRLYMS; encoded by the coding sequence ATTAAAAATTTCATAGATAGTGCGCTTTTTTTACAGCAAATAAACGATAGCCAATTTCCAATAGGTGGATACTCTCACTCTTATGGACTTGAAACATATATCCAAGAGGGCTTTATAAAAAACAAAGAAGACACAAAAAGATATTTGGTTAATTATCTAAAAGGGTCTTTTTTGTATACCGAGCTTTTTTCTGCTTATTTGGCGTTTGAATTTTCTTTAAGGTCGGATTATCAAGGGATTGAGGAATTATGCTTAAAATTAAGAGCTATAAAAAGTCAAAAAGAGCTAAGAGAGGCTTCTGAAAAGCTTGGCTCAAGACTGGTTAAAACCTTAATGCGAATTGATTTGAACTTTGATATTAAATTTTTTAAAGAACTAAATGAAAATTTAAACAAAAAACAAATTCCAATTTGCCATAGTGTTGCTTATGGTGCCATCTGTGCTTTGGCTGAAGTTGATAAAGATTATGCTTTAAATAGTTTTTGTTTCAATACAGCATCAACGATAGTTATAAATGCTGTAAAAACTGTGCCTATTAGCCAAATGGATGGACAAAGAATATTATTTGACATAAAAGATTTGATTAAAGATATAGTTGATAATGTAAAGACGCTGGATAAAGATGAATTTGGTCTCTCTTTTGCTGGCGTTGAGATATCATCAATGAGACACGAGTATCTTTATTCAAGACTTTATATGTCATAA
- a CDS encoding winged helix-turn-helix transcriptional regulator, with product MYIVNEKEYKCPVSITLDVFNDRWKLAIIWHLIDGKKRFKELHNNIGEITQKTLTVKLKELEEKNIITRTVYAQVPPKVEYSLTPIGQRLQPTLDEMYKWGLAYVKDNGTILDDINTSSKIPKR from the coding sequence ATGTATATAGTAAATGAAAAAGAGTACAAATGCCCGGTTTCTATAACGCTTGATGTGTTTAACGATAGGTGGAAGCTAGCCATTATTTGGCATTTGATAGATGGCAAAAAAAGATTTAAAGAGCTACACAATAATATTGGTGAAATTACACAAAAGACATTAACAGTAAAACTAAAAGAACTTGAAGAAAAAAATATAATAACAAGAACTGTCTATGCACAAGTACCACCAAAGGTAGAATACAGCCTAACTCCTATAGGTCAAAGATTACAACCAACCTTAGATGAGATGTATAAATGGGGTTTGGCGTATGTAAAAGATAATGGAACAATACTTGATGATATAAATACATCAAGCAAAATACCAAAGAGGTAA
- a CDS encoding iron-containing alcohol dehydrogenase: MNFTYKNPTLIEFGKGKIANLKNLIPKDRTILFLYGGGSIKRNGIYEQVIQALQNHSFVEFSGVEPNPTKETLDKAVLFARENNVDFILAVGGGSVIDGSKYIASSFHYDGDGWDILENKYIPKKALDIGVVLTLAATGSESNSGAVITKKQTKEKRFFGSPFTYPSFAILDPDVLKSLDDRQIVNGLIDSFVHVCEQYLTINHGCLVQDRYSEALLLSILELMQTFDKKDDLWYANLMWSANQALNGLIGTGVPQDWATHFIGHELSGLYGIDHARTLAIIQPNLLRELLDEKSQKLLQMGKNVFAMQTDDVNKVIDKIESLYLSLGVNLKLSSYTDDKNIAQKVIELLHKHGFDRFGINRTVSKDTVEKIIKRSL, translated from the coding sequence TTGAATTTTACTTATAAGAATCCAACTTTGATAGAGTTCGGTAAAGGAAAAATTGCAAATTTAAAAAATCTTATTCCAAAAGATAGGACTATTTTATTTTTGTATGGTGGTGGCAGCATTAAAAGAAATGGCATTTACGAACAAGTTATACAAGCATTGCAGAATCACAGTTTTGTTGAATTTAGTGGAGTTGAGCCAAACCCTACAAAAGAGACTCTTGATAAAGCGGTTTTATTTGCAAGAGAAAATAATGTAGATTTTATCTTAGCAGTTGGTGGCGGTTCTGTGATTGATGGAAGTAAATATATAGCTAGTTCATTTCATTATGATGGTGATGGCTGGGATATATTAGAAAATAAATATATACCAAAAAAAGCTCTTGATATAGGAGTAGTATTAACACTAGCTGCAACTGGAAGTGAGTCTAATAGTGGCGCTGTTATCACAAAAAAACAGACAAAAGAAAAAAGATTTTTTGGTTCACCTTTTACTTATCCTAGCTTTGCTATACTTGACCCAGATGTTTTAAAAAGTCTAGATGACAGACAAATCGTTAATGGTTTAATTGACTCTTTTGTGCATGTTTGCGAGCAGTATCTTACAATAAATCATGGATGTTTGGTTCAAGATAGATATAGCGAGGCACTTTTGCTTTCTATACTTGAATTAATGCAGACATTTGATAAAAAAGATGACTTGTGGTATGCAAATTTAATGTGGAGTGCAAATCAAGCACTAAACGGGCTAATAGGCACTGGCGTGCCTCAAGACTGGGCTACTCATTTTATCGGTCATGAGTTAAGCGGTCTTTATGGTATAGATCACGCTAGGACATTGGCGATTATTCAGCCAAATTTGTTGAGAGAGTTGCTTGATGAGAAAAGCCAAAAGCTTTTACAAATGGGTAAAAATGTTTTTGCTATGCAAACAGATGATGTAAACAAAGTTATAGACAAGATAGAAAGTTTATATCTATCTTTAGGCGTAAATTTAAAACTTTCAAGCTACACAGATGATAAGAATATAGCTCAAAAAGTTATAGAGCTTTTACATAAACATGGTTTTGATAGATTTGGTATAAATAGAACTGTTAGCAAAGATACAGTAGAAAAAATAATAAAAAGATCTTTGTAA
- a CDS encoding DoxX family membrane protein — MDKFKFILGQGLRFLLVAFMISAGFGHFLNPDFYTIFVPNFLPYKDFLILLSGAFEVLFGVMLLFKESIAKYSALGIFFMMIVFLPIHINDFLVDNPAIGSHKAALIRLPFQFLFMAWAFFVYKFLKTRQNINIKEK; from the coding sequence ATGGATAAATTTAAATTTATTTTAGGACAAGGTCTTAGATTTTTACTTGTTGCTTTTATGATTTCTGCGGGTTTTGGACATTTTTTAAATCCTGATTTTTATACTATATTTGTGCCTAACTTTTTGCCTTACAAGGATTTTTTAATACTGCTTTCCGGAGCTTTTGAGGTATTGTTTGGGGTAATGCTTTTATTTAAGGAGTCTATTGCAAAATATTCAGCTTTGGGTATATTTTTTATGATGATAGTATTTTTACCTATTCATATAAATGATTTCTTGGTCGATAATCCAGCTATTGGAAGTCATAAGGCGGCTCTGATTCGCCTACCGTTTCAGTTTTTATTTATGGCGTGGGCATTTTTTGTCTATAAATTTTTAAAAACTAGACAAAACATTAATATAAAGGAAAAATAA
- a CDS encoding NAD(P)H-dependent oxidoreductase, whose amino-acid sequence MQNTFEQAIDFRHACKVFDESKKISDTDMLYILEAGRKSPSSFGMELWKFLVITNEELKAKIRPFCWGQAQITTCSHLVILLCDIQNARVESGIPAQRFARSNKDKQKREMYFGIYANHLKDTLSTDEKTYAWTSKQTYLAAANMMTAAAIKGIDSCPIEGFSKEEVENVLGLDTKKQQLALVLPFGYRINPQSEQIRRNFDDVVDFVR is encoded by the coding sequence ATGCAAAACACATTTGAACAAGCAATAGATTTTAGGCACGCTTGCAAGGTTTTTGATGAGTCAAAAAAGATAAGCGACACCGATATGCTCTACATACTTGAAGCTGGTAGAAAATCGCCATCTTCTTTTGGTATGGAGTTGTGGAAGTTTTTAGTGATAACAAATGAAGAGCTAAAAGCTAAAATTAGACCATTTTGCTGGGGTCAAGCTCAAATAACCACTTGTTCGCATTTAGTTATCTTGTTATGTGATATACAAAATGCAAGAGTAGAATCAGGTATTCCAGCACAAAGATTTGCAAGAAGCAATAAAGATAAACAAAAACGGGAAATGTATTTTGGTATATATGCAAATCATTTAAAAGATACATTAAGTACAGATGAAAAAACATACGCTTGGACTTCAAAGCAAACTTATCTAGCCGCAGCAAATATGATGACAGCAGCAGCGATAAAGGGCATTGACTCTTGTCCTATTGAAGGCTTTAGCAAAGAAGAAGTTGAGAATGTTTTAGGGCTTGATACCAAAAAGCAACAACTTGCTTTGGTGCTACCTTTTGGCTATAGAATAAATCCTCAATCAGAACAAATAAGAAGAAATTTTGACGATGTGGTTGATTTTGTTAGATAA
- a CDS encoding biotin synthase translates to MNKKIMLCAINSLSCGICDEDCAYCTQNIKSKTQIKRYKIKDENQVVNEAKIAKANHALGFCLVTSGAALDDEKTEKVASIARAVKKEVPDLMLIACNGIATKEQLKELRDAGVFSYNHNLETSQNFFKNICSTHTWEDRFLTNLNAKEVGLELCCGGIYGLGESEDDRISFRKSLKELNPFSSPINFFMKADGLGIDVPELSVDEAFEIIKQSVADLPETRIMVAGGREKILKERQYDIFDYGVAAIVLGDYLTAKGEDISDDIKELKKRGFDFLTQCH, encoded by the coding sequence ATGAACAAAAAAATCATGTTATGCGCTATAAATTCTCTTAGCTGTGGTATATGTGATGAAGATTGTGCATATTGTACACAAAATATAAAATCAAAAACACAAATTAAAAGATATAAGATAAAAGATGAAAATCAAGTTGTTAATGAAGCAAAAATAGCAAAGGCTAATCATGCTCTTGGATTTTGTTTAGTAACAAGTGGAGCTGCGCTTGATGATGAAAAAACCGAAAAGGTAGCAAGTATAGCAAGAGCTGTAAAAAAAGAAGTTCCTGATTTGATGCTTATAGCATGTAATGGTATAGCAACAAAAGAACAGCTAAAAGAGTTAAGAGATGCTGGGGTATTTAGCTACAATCACAACTTAGAAACAAGTCAAAACTTTTTTAAAAATATATGCTCTACTCATACATGGGAGGATAGATTTTTAACAAATCTTAACGCAAAAGAGGTCGGGCTTGAGCTTTGCTGTGGTGGAATTTATGGGCTTGGCGAAAGTGAAGATGATAGAATAAGTTTTAGAAAAAGTTTAAAAGAGTTAAATCCATTTTCTAGCCCTATAAACTTTTTTATGAAAGCTGATGGTTTAGGAATAGATGTTCCTGAGCTTAGTGTGGATGAAGCATTTGAAATAATAAAACAAAGTGTGGCTGATCTTCCAGAAACTAGGATAATGGTAGCTGGAGGCAGAGAAAAGATACTAAAAGAAAGACAATATGATATATTTGATTATGGTGTTGCTGCTATTGTTTTGGGAGATTATCTTACAGCTAAAGGTGAAGATATTTCAGATGATATTAAAGAGTTAAAAAAACGTGGATTTGACTTTTTAACACAGTGTCATTAA